Within Sulfoacidibacillus ferrooxidans, the genomic segment TTTTGAGTCGGGTAGTATCCAACCTAGGAGATCAATTTTATTTGTTCGCCATCCCCTGGCTGGTATTTACATTAACAAAATCCGCCTGGGACATGAGTCTTATGAGAGTCCTTGATGGCCTCCCCTATGTGTTTCTTGGCGCCGTGGCGGGTCGCTTAGCAGATACCGTTTCCAAACGCGCCCTTCTCATGGTCTGTGTTATAGGCCAGGCGCTTCTCGTGTGCCTGCTCCCCTTGTCATTTTGGCTCCACATGAATGACCTGTGGATTGTATTTATGGTGGGTTTGCTAACCTCCTCATTCGGCTTCACCTTTAGTGTGACATACGAGAGCCTCATACCGATCATGTCACATTCGGATTCCTTAACCGCGGTAACGTCACGCATCAAAAGATACTCTCAGGTTGCTAGGGTGGTGGGACCTGGTTTGGCAGGCGTGATCGTAGGAATAATCGGAGTTATGAATATACTGTTACTAGATGCTGTTTCATTCGTAATCCTCTTAGTGGGGTTGCTGTCGATTCGTGACTGGGCGGATCGGGGAAAAAGGAAGGATAAATCCAAGACGATGAAAGCGAGGGATGTTCTTAAGTTCATATGGTCGGAAAGGCCCATTCGGGTCAGCGTGATGCTGGCGATGTTGGAAAACACCGGACTGGCACTCTCCGTGCCGCTGATCGTTCTGTACGTGCCCACGCAGTTTCATGTTGGAGCCGATATGACAGGTGCCGTCATGACCGTTGCAGGACTGGCTGCCATTGGTGGGAGCTACATGCCCGTGATAAGCGAAAAGACAGGCTTATCTGCGGGAAGTCAGATTATGTTTTCGATGCTGTTCATTACCTTGGGATACTCCGTTATGAGCGTCGCACCCTCATACGTCAGCTTCATTGCTGGATTTGCGCTTCAATCACTTGGGGCTATGTGGTTTAGCATACTTGCGACAAGAATTCGCCAGCAGTTTTCACCTAAGGATAAACTGGGTAGCGTAACTTCTCTGTCATTCAGCATAGCGAGGGTGACCACACCGCCAGCCATGCTGTTGGGAGGGATTATAGCCACAGCCGTTAATATTCATATAGTATTTTCTATAACGGCAATCATCAGTCTTCTTTCATTATTTTTTTCTATATCAATTTTTAACATAAAATTAGAGTCTCCAAGCAAGTCATTGGGAGGGAAGCCTTTATGAAGCGCTTT encodes:
- a CDS encoding MFS transporter; its protein translation is MSEPPLQQASEYRRSLISPTASFLILSRVVSNLGDQFYLFAIPWLVFTLTKSAWDMSLMRVLDGLPYVFLGAVAGRLADTVSKRALLMVCVIGQALLVCLLPLSFWLHMNDLWIVFMVGLLTSSFGFTFSVTYESLIPIMSHSDSLTAVTSRIKRYSQVARVVGPGLAGVIVGIIGVMNILLLDAVSFVILLVGLLSIRDWADRGKRKDKSKTMKARDVLKFIWSERPIRVSVMLAMLENTGLALSVPLIVLYVPTQFHVGADMTGAVMTVAGLAAIGGSYMPVISEKTGLSAGSQIMFSMLFITLGYSVMSVAPSYVSFIAGFALQSLGAMWFSILATRIRQQFSPKDKLGSVTSLSFSIARVTTPPAMLLGGIIATAVNIHIVFSITAIISLLSLFFSISIFNIKLESPSKSLGGKPL